A section of the Methanococcoides sp. LMO-2 genome encodes:
- a CDS encoding transcriptional regulator: MTKDILIHQIIDVLELAGFTVSNRCNIRPRSFDIAARQDNTLLFCKVLYNIDGLNEETAREMIALAEYLGGYPILVGAKTRDQMLEDSVVYMRYDIPAVNVQTLFDYFVENVPPLVSAAPGGLYVSIDGDVLKDARTEISMSLGALASELGVSRRTISKYEEGQMDASIDIVLHLEEILDVALAKSIDILRTFEKEMDGKNAKEEEPDRTTPPNDNILNLIYTLGYDVLSTNQAPFKAVSKDYSSTFLTGVSEYSSAMLKRAHLMSSISDVIRTQSIFIIEGKSRYESVENTVLIEREELNTLSDADDLETLINERARHRREN; the protein is encoded by the coding sequence ATGACTAAGGATATTCTGATACATCAGATCATTGACGTATTGGAGCTTGCCGGTTTCACTGTGTCGAACCGATGTAATATCAGACCTCGGAGTTTCGATATCGCTGCACGTCAGGATAATACGCTCCTATTCTGTAAGGTCTTATACAACATTGACGGTCTGAACGAAGAAACTGCCCGGGAGATGATAGCCCTGGCGGAGTATCTTGGTGGTTATCCGATACTGGTTGGTGCAAAGACACGTGACCAGATGCTTGAGGACAGCGTAGTGTATATGAGGTATGATATACCTGCGGTCAACGTCCAGACACTTTTTGATTATTTTGTAGAGAATGTCCCTCCGCTTGTGTCAGCAGCACCCGGAGGACTCTATGTATCCATAGATGGTGACGTACTGAAGGATGCAAGAACGGAGATATCTATGTCACTGGGAGCTCTTGCTTCCGAGCTTGGTGTGTCCCGGCGTACCATCAGTAAATATGAAGAAGGGCAGATGGATGCTTCCATCGACATCGTGTTGCATCTTGAGGAGATCCTGGATGTCGCTCTGGCAAAATCCATTGATATCCTGCGAACCTTCGAGAAAGAGATGGATGGCAAGAACGCCAAAGAGGAAGAGCCGGACAGGACAACTCCTCCCAACGATAATATCCTGAACCTGATCTATACGCTTGGCTATGATGTCCTTTCAACGAACCAGGCCCCATTCAAAGCGGTATCCAAGGATTATTCCAGCACTTTCCTTACAGGGGTTAGTGAATACAGCAGTGCAATGCTCAAGCGTGCCCACCTGATGAGCAGTATCTCCGATGTCATCAGAACGCAGTCTATCTTCATTATCGAAGGTAAGAGCAGGTATGAATCTGTGGAGAACACTGTACTTATAGAGCGGGAAGAGTTGAACACATTGTCCGATGCGGACGATCTTGAGACACTTATCAATGAAAGGGCAAGGCATAGAAGGGAAAACTGA
- the purN gene encoding phosphoribosylglycinamide formyltransferase has product MTLNIAVLVSGRGSNLQSIIDNIENGYIPDAAIKVVVSDKGDAYALERANDHGIDGVFIDPSAFGGKKGYEKEVLKTLEKYDTELVVLAGYMRIIGSDLIEAYRNRIMNIHPALLPSFMGLHAQKQAFDYGVKVAGCTVHFVDEGMDTGPIILQRSVPVLEEDTEDTLADRILEQEHKIYPEAVKLFVEDRLKVDGRKVSIS; this is encoded by the coding sequence ATGACTCTCAATATTGCAGTTCTTGTCTCTGGACGCGGTTCGAACCTGCAGTCCATCATTGATAACATCGAAAATGGCTATATTCCGGATGCTGCCATCAAAGTGGTTGTCAGTGACAAGGGAGATGCATACGCACTTGAGAGAGCTAACGATCACGGTATCGATGGTGTGTTCATAGACCCTTCAGCCTTTGGCGGTAAGAAGGGGTATGAGAAAGAGGTCCTTAAGACGCTTGAAAAATATGATACGGAACTTGTTGTCCTTGCAGGATACATGCGTATCATTGGCAGTGACTTAATTGAGGCTTACAGGAACCGAATAATGAACATCCATCCCGCACTTCTGCCATCCTTCATGGGACTTCATGCACAGAAGCAGGCATTTGATTACGGTGTCAAGGTCGCCGGCTGCACAGTGCATTTTGTCGATGAGGGCATGGATACCGGACCTATTATCCTCCAGAGATCTGTTCCCGTCCTCGAAGAAGATACCGAGGACACGCTTGCAGACCGCATTCTGGAGCAGGAACACAAGATCTATCCTGAGGCCGTGAAGCTGTTCGTTGAGGACAGGTTGAAGGTCGACGGAAGGAAAGTATCTATTTCATAA
- the glyA gene encoding serine hydroxymethyltransferase — protein MSYISDIDPEIANALELEAERQDFKLNLIASENFTSRAVMEAQGSIMTNKYAEGYSGKRYYGGCEFVDIAENLAIERAKEIFGAEHVNVQPHSGSGANMSVYFSVLKPGDKIMSMDLSHGGHLSHGSPVSFSGQLYDIVPYGVSKETEALDYEALMEMAKEEKPQMIVVGASAYSRIIDFKAFRDIADEVGAYLLADIAHIAGLVAAGVHPNPFPYADFVTTTTHKTLRGPRGGMVMCKEEYAKGIDKSVFPGIQGGPLMHIIAAKAVAFKEAQGEAFKQDQEQTVKNAKALCAALQERGFDIVSEGTDNHLMLLNLNKYDITGKDAEVVMSKAGIVINKNTIPFETRGPFITSGLRAGTPASTTRGMKEAEMIEIADFFETILNNKDDDKVLEAVNADVQELCSRFPIYEHLK, from the coding sequence ATGTCTTACATTTCAGATATCGACCCAGAAATTGCCAATGCATTGGAATTGGAAGCAGAGCGTCAGGATTTCAAGCTGAACCTTATTGCTTCAGAGAACTTCACCAGCCGTGCTGTCATGGAAGCACAGGGCTCCATCATGACCAACAAGTACGCAGAAGGTTACTCCGGAAAGCGCTACTATGGCGGCTGTGAATTCGTTGATATTGCAGAGAACCTTGCCATCGAGAGGGCAAAGGAGATCTTCGGTGCAGAACACGTTAACGTCCAGCCACACTCCGGTTCAGGCGCAAACATGTCCGTCTACTTCTCCGTGCTCAAGCCAGGCGACAAGATCATGTCAATGGACCTTTCCCACGGTGGTCACCTCTCCCACGGAAGTCCTGTAAGTTTCTCCGGCCAGCTCTACGACATCGTCCCATACGGTGTTTCAAAAGAGACCGAGGCGCTTGACTACGAGGCACTTATGGAGATGGCAAAGGAAGAGAAGCCACAGATGATCGTTGTGGGTGCTTCCGCATACTCCAGGATCATCGATTTCAAGGCATTCAGGGATATTGCAGACGAGGTCGGAGCATACCTGCTTGCAGATATTGCACACATCGCAGGTCTCGTAGCTGCCGGTGTTCATCCAAACCCATTCCCATACGCTGACTTCGTGACCACAACCACACACAAGACCCTCCGCGGTCCAAGGGGTGGAATGGTAATGTGCAAGGAAGAGTACGCAAAGGGAATCGACAAGTCCGTCTTCCCGGGAATCCAGGGCGGTCCACTCATGCACATCATCGCTGCAAAGGCAGTTGCATTCAAGGAAGCACAGGGCGAGGCTTTCAAGCAGGATCAGGAACAGACCGTAAAGAACGCAAAGGCACTCTGTGCAGCACTCCAGGAGAGAGGCTTTGATATCGTCTCCGAAGGAACCGACAACCACCTGATGCTCCTCAACCTCAACAAGTACGACATTACCGGAAAGGATGCAGAGGTCGTTATGAGCAAGGCAGGTATTGTCATCAACAAGAATACAATTCCATTCGAGACCAGAGGTCCATTCATCACCAGCGGACTGAGGGCAGGAACCCCTGCTTCAACAACCCGTGGAATGAAGGAAGCTGAGATGATCGAGATCGCTGATTTCTTCGAGACCATCCTCAACAACAAGGATGACGACAAGGTCCTTGAAGCAGTCAATGCAGATGTACAGGAACTCTGCAGCCGCTTCCCGATATACGAGCACTTGAAATAA
- a CDS encoding bifunctional methylenetetrahydrofolate dehydrogenase/methenyltetrahydrofolate cyclohydrolase — MSDEDQNKIIDGRAVAKKVEAEVKAGVEELKSEKGITPGLATILVGDDPASKMYVRLKHKACDRVGIYAEDHPLPESTTQEELLDLISTLNAREDIHGILLQLPLPAQLNEQEAMNAIDPAKDADGFHPFNMGQLLIGIEELVPCTPKGVIRALEEYDIDIQGKHAVIVGHSNVVGKPMAAMLVNRNATVSVCHVFTEDTSKFTKEADILVVATGVKHLIKEDMVKEGAVIFDVGISEENGKVYGDVDFENVIKKAALVTPVPGGVGPMTISILMQHVLMAAQKTA, encoded by the coding sequence ATGTCTGACGAGGACCAGAACAAGATCATTGATGGAAGAGCTGTTGCAAAGAAAGTGGAAGCTGAGGTTAAGGCCGGAGTCGAAGAGCTCAAAAGTGAAAAAGGCATAACTCCCGGACTGGCTACCATTCTTGTAGGCGATGACCCTGCATCAAAGATGTACGTGAGGTTAAAACACAAAGCTTGTGACCGTGTAGGCATTTATGCAGAGGACCACCCCCTTCCTGAGTCCACGACCCAGGAAGAACTCCTTGACCTTATCAGCACATTGAATGCAAGAGAGGATATCCATGGTATTCTCCTGCAGCTGCCACTTCCAGCCCAACTCAATGAGCAGGAAGCAATGAACGCCATCGATCCTGCAAAGGATGCGGATGGTTTCCACCCATTCAACATGGGACAGCTTCTCATTGGTATCGAGGAACTTGTGCCATGCACTCCAAAGGGTGTCATCCGTGCACTTGAGGAATACGACATTGACATACAGGGCAAACATGCGGTTATCGTGGGTCACAGCAATGTGGTCGGAAAGCCAATGGCTGCAATGCTTGTGAACAGGAATGCCACCGTTTCGGTCTGCCATGTGTTCACCGAGGACACCTCAAAGTTCACTAAAGAAGCAGATATCCTTGTGGTTGCCACAGGTGTGAAGCATCTCATCAAGGAAGACATGGTGAAAGAAGGCGCTGTGATCTTTGATGTTGGTATCTCCGAAGAGAACGGTAAGGTCTACGGGGACGTTGACTTTGAGAACGTCATCAAGAAAGCTGCTCTGGTAACCCCGGTTCCGGGCGGAGTTGGTCCTATGACCATTTCCATACTCATGCAGCATGTCCTGATGGCAGCACAGAAGACTGCTTAA